In Rhizobium sp. ZPR4, a genomic segment contains:
- a CDS encoding S8 family peptidase, translated as MAQYEHLQLVRLPERLERRKTGGGGEAPKREPGAHARKLTKDLDAAVETQVRRRRPDAVDPTLILRVQMTGPLLEEDWNKAGLTLLSSDEDRTLVLFADSDQLTDFRRRIDSYAKGTPAGQKNPSYNAFISGIEAIGSVEPKDRIGVRARGDGFVSSDDFISGVSYVVDIELWDIGRRDYRERTLEDLSTFVEANGGQELDRYIGPAITMVRFECDGSVVRNLLSVESVAELDFRPAVDTDTHDLVKLTLADLPAATDIHDDAPLIGVIDSGLNTHPLIEDIIVGAIGVPDTLGTSDEWGHGTKVAGVAVFGDLRQQLGAGTLARGARLCSARVLDDNGEFPNKRLTAGQMREAITRLHETYGCRIFVIALGDKKKIYDGGKVGVWAATLDELVRELDIVIVVSSGNRPPRKGLRIEEAITDYPQYLTESDNRLCEPAGAMNVLTVGALTHDHGIPAKLGDDIKVQAITQALQPSPFTRVGPGLRGGIKPDLVDIGGTLIFDGGVARLRGGEEVPAAGVLSLYHRFIDQLFTTASGTSYSAPLVAFKASQILARFPGASANLIRTLLAASASIPEASAAKLALLGDRAVRNICGNGQVDLEKAVFSDDSRVVFYAEDELAIDHFAVYQIPIPDVFQETKGRRHIRISLAYDPPVKHSRLDYAGVTIGFRLIRGCDADFVFDHFKKRDIDDGKFPEMPGKYNCKLTPSSTLREKSSLQTATVTFDRAITGYGDTYYLVVRCAGGWAGEVGHQAFAVTVELAHEAEVQLYERLLQRIRVKL; from the coding sequence ATGGCACAGTATGAGCACCTGCAGCTCGTACGGCTGCCTGAGAGGCTAGAGCGGCGCAAAACGGGCGGCGGTGGCGAAGCACCGAAACGGGAACCCGGAGCACATGCTAGGAAGCTGACCAAAGATCTCGACGCAGCTGTCGAGACGCAGGTTCGCCGACGCAGACCCGATGCCGTCGACCCTACACTTATTTTACGCGTTCAGATGACCGGCCCACTTTTGGAGGAGGACTGGAACAAAGCAGGCCTGACACTGCTTTCCAGCGACGAAGATCGTACGCTCGTCCTGTTTGCCGATTCCGATCAGCTAACCGATTTTCGACGGCGAATCGACTCATATGCGAAAGGCACACCCGCTGGCCAGAAGAACCCTTCCTATAACGCATTCATCAGCGGCATCGAAGCGATAGGCTCTGTCGAACCAAAGGATCGTATTGGCGTTAGGGCGCGAGGTGACGGTTTCGTTTCTTCAGACGACTTTATCAGTGGCGTCTCTTATGTGGTCGATATTGAGCTATGGGATATTGGCCGGCGCGACTATCGCGAACGCACGCTCGAGGATCTCTCCACATTCGTGGAGGCGAACGGCGGGCAGGAACTGGACCGATACATCGGCCCAGCAATTACGATGGTCCGCTTCGAATGCGACGGTAGTGTCGTAAGAAATCTTCTAAGTGTCGAGTCCGTTGCCGAATTGGATTTTCGGCCGGCCGTCGATACTGATACACACGATTTGGTCAAGTTGACGCTCGCTGACCTGCCTGCTGCAACCGATATCCATGATGATGCACCCCTTATTGGCGTTATCGATAGTGGCCTGAACACCCATCCGCTCATTGAGGACATTATCGTTGGGGCAATTGGCGTGCCGGATACACTGGGAACGAGCGACGAATGGGGTCATGGCACTAAGGTGGCGGGAGTGGCTGTGTTTGGCGATCTGCGCCAGCAGCTTGGTGCTGGAACACTTGCCCGGGGCGCCCGCCTGTGTTCGGCCCGGGTACTCGATGATAACGGTGAGTTTCCAAACAAGCGCCTGACGGCCGGTCAGATGCGCGAAGCCATTACACGGCTCCACGAGACCTACGGATGTCGGATTTTTGTAATCGCGTTGGGAGATAAGAAGAAAATTTACGACGGCGGGAAGGTGGGTGTTTGGGCAGCGACGCTAGACGAACTCGTGCGTGAACTAGACATTGTCATCGTTGTGTCGTCGGGCAACCGCCCGCCTCGAAAGGGGCTTCGGATTGAAGAAGCCATTACAGATTATCCGCAATACCTTACGGAAAGCGACAATCGGCTCTGCGAGCCGGCAGGGGCAATGAATGTCTTGACAGTCGGCGCCCTGACACACGATCACGGGATTCCGGCGAAACTTGGTGATGACATCAAGGTGCAAGCGATCACACAGGCACTTCAGCCATCGCCATTTACCCGCGTAGGTCCAGGCTTACGCGGGGGCATCAAGCCGGATCTGGTTGATATCGGGGGCACCCTTATTTTCGACGGCGGTGTCGCGCGGCTGCGGGGCGGCGAGGAAGTGCCTGCAGCCGGCGTGCTTAGCCTGTATCATCGCTTTATCGATCAGCTTTTCACGACCGCCTCGGGGACCTCTTATTCAGCGCCTCTGGTCGCGTTCAAAGCCAGTCAAATACTTGCGCGCTTTCCGGGTGCATCGGCCAACCTCATCAGGACGCTCTTGGCAGCCAGCGCTTCCATTCCCGAGGCCAGTGCAGCAAAGCTCGCCCTTCTTGGCGATCGGGCAGTGCGCAATATTTGCGGCAATGGCCAAGTGGATCTTGAGAAAGCGGTTTTTTCCGACGATTCGCGAGTTGTTTTCTACGCAGAAGATGAGTTGGCCATTGATCACTTCGCAGTGTATCAGATCCCTATCCCCGACGTATTCCAGGAGACCAAAGGCCGCCGGCACATTCGCATTTCACTGGCCTATGATCCACCGGTCAAACACAGTCGCCTAGACTACGCCGGCGTTACCATAGGTTTTAGATTGATCCGGGGGTGCGACGCAGATTTCGTCTTCGACCACTTCAAGAAGCGTGACATCGATGACGGCAAGTTCCCGGAAATGCCCGGGAAATATAATTGCAAGCTGACACCTAGTTCCACGCTCCGCGAAAAATCCTCGCTTCAGACCGCAACGGTAACCTTCGACAGAGCCATTACGGGCTACGGCGACACCTATTATTTGGTCGTGCGTTGTGCCGGCGGCTGGGCCGGGGAAGTGGGGCACCAAGCGTTTGCGGTGACCGTCGAACTGGCTCATGAGGCGGAAGTACAGTTGTATGAGCGACTGCTGCAACGCATCAGAGTCAAGCTGTAA
- a CDS encoding DUF932 domain-containing protein — protein sequence MTMQVLDAFRDMSGGYKVDVHRGERIGRVSSEWFSRPDDERYLSLSELGDFVRSRSEHSRTRVVEASLIHVEASRTDPERLSLILPGLDMPVVPTHWSFGQLASQVGAPAAYLRQLTAALAGINLQYGLTMHRAEQIKTLETDDGRIGLRAVTGPDYGRIFDHELVAAVQRIAGNGTGDTRWKVPGVLDWSTGVYNPRVDITRDTTTLYASDRDVFLFLVDDFNPIEAGRLPDGSPDLYFRGFYCWNSEVGAKTLGMASFYLRAVCQNRNLWGVEDFEEITIRHSKYAASRFAHEAAPALTRFANSSPLPFVNSIKAAREKIVARSDEDRSDFLRKRGFSKTETAKIIETVLAEEGRKPESVFDFVQGITLVSESLAKILRVDRTVWRPIAGPTSFNQVSAIWLESNPKRAVFRLVALAKRLNCSARAE from the coding sequence ATGACTATGCAGGTTCTCGATGCTTTTCGTGACATGAGCGGCGGATATAAGGTGGATGTCCACCGCGGCGAGCGGATCGGCCGCGTTTCCTCGGAATGGTTCTCGCGTCCCGATGACGAGCGGTACCTCTCTCTATCGGAGCTGGGGGACTTTGTGCGCAGCCGGTCGGAGCACAGCCGGACGCGCGTAGTGGAAGCCTCGCTCATCCATGTCGAGGCGAGCCGCACCGATCCGGAGCGGCTGTCTCTCATCCTGCCGGGTTTGGATATGCCTGTCGTGCCAACGCACTGGAGTTTCGGCCAGCTCGCCAGCCAGGTCGGTGCCCCCGCCGCCTATCTGCGCCAGCTCACGGCTGCGCTGGCTGGCATCAATCTGCAATACGGTCTGACCATGCATCGGGCCGAGCAGATCAAGACGCTCGAAACCGATGATGGCCGCATCGGGCTGCGCGCTGTCACTGGCCCCGACTACGGGCGTATCTTTGACCATGAGCTCGTCGCGGCCGTGCAGCGCATCGCCGGCAACGGCACCGGAGACACACGCTGGAAGGTGCCGGGCGTGCTCGACTGGTCGACGGGCGTCTACAATCCCCGCGTTGACATCACCCGGGACACGACAACGCTCTACGCATCCGACCGGGACGTCTTTTTGTTTCTAGTCGACGACTTTAACCCGATCGAGGCTGGCCGGCTGCCCGATGGCTCGCCCGACCTCTATTTCCGTGGGTTCTATTGCTGGAATTCTGAGGTCGGCGCGAAGACACTCGGCATGGCGAGCTTTTATCTCCGCGCGGTCTGCCAGAATCGCAATCTCTGGGGCGTCGAGGATTTCGAGGAGATCACTATCCGCCACTCGAAATACGCCGCCTCGCGCTTCGCCCACGAGGCGGCGCCGGCGCTCACCCGCTTCGCCAACTCCTCGCCGCTGCCTTTCGTCAACAGCATCAAGGCGGCGCGCGAGAAGATCGTGGCCCGCTCCGACGAGGACCGCAGCGACTTCCTGCGCAAGCGCGGCTTCTCGAAGACGGAGACGGCGAAGATCATCGAGACCGTCTTGGCCGAGGAGGGGCGCAAGCCCGAAAGCGTGTTCGATTTCGTGCAGGGCATCACCCTGGTCAGCGAGAGTCTTGCAAAGATTTTGCGCGTTGATCGCACGGTGTGGCGACCGATCGCTGGGCCTACCAGCTTCAATCAGGTTTCAGCGATTTGGCTTGAGTCGAATCCGAAGCGTGCTGTCTTCCGCTTGGTTGCTCTTGCGAAACGTTTGAATTGTTCTGCACGTGCTGAATAA
- a CDS encoding IS3 family transposase, protein MYSYADRLRAVELYLKLGKRVKATIRQLGYPTKNALKSWYREYEQHLDVRVRSVARAPKYSEAEKQAALEHYRTHDRCISATMRALGYPGRGTLTAWVREAFPETSTSMVGRSWRPRYPEALKQVGVIGLCSGEESAQRVADRLGVCRPTLYNWRNQLLGHEAPSSMKRRNTAPPVPEREELERQLEALQRDVRQLQLEHDLLKKANELLKKALGVDLQLLSNREKTQLVDALKDIYGLPELLAQLGLARSTYFYHRARVSLADKYATIRRSITEIFETSHRCYGYRRLQASLTRQSVTISEKVVQRLMKQERLIVARPRRRRFGSYLGEISPAPENLINRDFHAKAPNEKWLTDITEFQIPAGKVYLSPIIDCFDGMVISWSIGTQPDAGLVNTMLDAAIETVTDGEERTIIHTDRGAHYRWPGWLTRINASKLVRSMSRKGCSQDNAACEGFFGRSKTELFYPRDWKDITIERFVREVDAYIRWYNEKRIKISLGSLSPIEYRKSLGLNV, encoded by the coding sequence ATGTATTCCTACGCAGACAGACTTCGCGCAGTGGAGCTTTATCTCAAGCTCGGCAAGCGGGTTAAGGCGACTATCCGGCAGTTGGGTTATCCGACCAAGAACGCCCTGAAGAGTTGGTACCGTGAGTACGAGCAGCATCTCGACGTGCGGGTTCGCAGCGTGGCTCGAGCGCCGAAATATTCTGAGGCTGAGAAGCAGGCGGCGCTTGAGCATTACCGCACCCACGATCGCTGTATCTCTGCGACGATGAGGGCATTGGGTTATCCCGGTCGTGGAACGTTAACTGCTTGGGTTCGAGAGGCGTTTCCGGAGACGAGTACTTCCATGGTCGGTCGATCCTGGCGTCCCAGGTATCCCGAGGCGTTGAAGCAGGTCGGCGTCATCGGGCTTTGCAGTGGAGAGGAAAGTGCCCAACGGGTAGCCGACCGGCTGGGCGTATGCAGACCGACGTTGTACAACTGGAGAAATCAGCTACTCGGTCATGAGGCTCCCTCATCCATGAAACGCCGCAACACCGCCCCGCCGGTGCCCGAACGCGAGGAACTCGAGCGACAGCTTGAAGCCCTCCAACGCGATGTCCGCCAGTTGCAGCTCGAGCATGATTTATTGAAGAAGGCCAATGAACTCCTAAAAAAAGCCCTGGGCGTCGATCTGCAGCTCCTGAGTAATAGGGAGAAGACACAGCTGGTTGACGCCCTCAAGGATATCTATGGCTTGCCAGAACTGCTTGCCCAGCTGGGGCTTGCGCGAAGCACCTACTTCTACCACCGCGCCCGTGTGAGCTTGGCAGACAAGTATGCCACCATCCGTCGCAGCATCACGGAGATCTTTGAAACCAGCCATCGCTGTTACGGCTATCGCAGACTGCAGGCGTCGCTGACCAGGCAGAGCGTGACGATCTCGGAAAAGGTTGTGCAGCGATTGATGAAACAGGAGCGTTTGATCGTTGCCAGACCACGGCGACGGCGTTTTGGCTCGTACTTGGGAGAAATCAGTCCTGCGCCTGAGAACCTGATCAACCGCGACTTCCATGCAAAAGCACCGAACGAGAAATGGCTCACGGACATCACGGAGTTCCAGATCCCAGCCGGCAAGGTGTATCTTTCGCCCATTATAGATTGCTTCGATGGAATGGTGATCAGTTGGTCGATTGGAACGCAACCAGATGCGGGGCTAGTCAATACAATGCTGGACGCCGCCATCGAGACGGTGACCGACGGCGAGGAAAGAACAATCATCCATACAGATCGTGGCGCCCATTATCGCTGGCCTGGCTGGCTTACTCGGATCAACGCTTCGAAGCTGGTTCGTTCTATGTCCCGCAAGGGCTGCTCACAAGATAACGCCGCGTGCGAAGGCTTCTTCGGCCGGTCGAAAACTGAACTCTTCTACCCGCGAGATTGGAAGGACATCACAATCGAACGGTTCGTCAGGGAGGTTGATGCCTACATCCGATGGTACAACGAAAAGCGGATCAAGATCTCCCTTGGCTCTCTCAGCCCCATCGAATATCGAAAAAGTCTCGGCCTTAACGTATAA
- a CDS encoding alpha/beta fold hydrolase: MRRIDRWLIELDAGIERQATIILFPFAGGGASYFRAWPAKGSQFSFYCAELPGRGYRFAEPFANSLTECAAAIADSILKWRRGPIYLAGHSMGSLIATEVAHLLEQSGHSVAHLLVSGCGAPGSVRAALKGSLTDHLISLGGIPSELSESTDFMSMLKTVFTSDIGLIDDYVPREILKLSCPIIVCSGDSDEILQRSDIQDWRKVTDGQCDFVPMKGGHFYQSGTLFELREELIKRFVLR, from the coding sequence ATGCGAAGAATAGATAGGTGGCTCATCGAGCTGGATGCGGGGATCGAGCGCCAAGCTACTATAATTCTCTTCCCATTTGCCGGAGGAGGCGCCTCTTACTTTCGCGCATGGCCAGCGAAAGGGTCTCAATTTTCGTTTTACTGTGCAGAACTTCCCGGCCGGGGCTATCGTTTTGCGGAGCCCTTTGCCAATTCGCTTACTGAATGCGCTGCCGCTATTGCCGACTCAATTTTAAAGTGGCGTCGTGGGCCGATTTATCTTGCCGGCCACAGCATGGGATCCCTCATCGCCACCGAAGTTGCCCACCTCTTGGAGCAGTCTGGACATTCGGTGGCCCATCTCCTGGTTTCTGGATGCGGTGCGCCCGGTTCGGTGCGAGCAGCGCTTAAAGGGAGCTTGACAGATCACCTTATTTCGCTCGGTGGCATTCCGTCAGAACTTTCCGAAAGCACTGACTTCATGTCCATGCTCAAAACAGTATTTACTTCCGATATTGGGTTAATAGACGATTATGTTCCACGAGAGATTCTGAAACTATCATGTCCCATTATCGTTTGCTCAGGGGACAGTGATGAAATCCTCCAACGTTCGGATATCCAAGATTGGCGCAAGGTTACCGATGGCCAGTGTGACTTTGTGCCGATGAAGGGAGGGCATTTCTATCAATCCGGCACACTGTTTGAACTTCGAGAAGAACTCATAAAGCGATTCGTGCTCAGGTAG
- a CDS encoding isopropylmalate/homocitrate/citramalate synthase has product MDRVEQAARSGAIIFHEEIARDGAQGKTLLLGHQRVSIARKHMQIFGEGDIERLVFNAGFPSIGQEEFETVREVVDNVDFCYIGASGRATIQEAQLLIRSMRGAAFGRLSIAVPVSEAMCSAMMHKSPDVCLSQLQDVVKFILDSETTSCIDVAFMDATRADIGFVAEAASALTEAGVSMIIICDTVGGLFPVETRSFFGALLQRTKDKVSFVAHMHNDLGFGLVNTLEAVSCGVRAVTGSWLGLGERSGMPATEQLLFALGHQTEMLSSRLNVPSNIWSQPPNLKEIAPTARFVSQVVGRPLLTTDPIVGPGVNSISTGTPFVDTLLFQPYDPEATLGVSPKIHVTQLASKRVIEAALRVRGLSLDVEQVERLLSLVKKTAYERGVGILEEDDFLHLLRQISY; this is encoded by the coding sequence TTGGATCGTGTTGAGCAGGCTGCTAGATCGGGAGCAATTATTTTTCACGAGGAGATTGCACGAGACGGCGCACAAGGGAAAACATTGCTCCTTGGCCACCAACGAGTATCGATCGCTCGTAAACATATGCAGATTTTTGGCGAAGGGGACATAGAGCGACTCGTCTTCAATGCTGGCTTTCCTAGCATCGGCCAAGAGGAGTTCGAGACTGTTCGGGAAGTGGTTGACAATGTTGATTTCTGCTATATCGGCGCATCGGGGCGCGCAACCATCCAAGAGGCTCAGCTTCTGATACGCTCGATGAGGGGGGCGGCCTTTGGGCGACTCTCGATAGCAGTGCCGGTGTCGGAGGCTATGTGCTCTGCTATGATGCACAAATCGCCGGATGTTTGCTTATCCCAACTACAAGACGTAGTCAAATTCATCCTAGACAGCGAAACCACATCTTGCATCGATGTGGCTTTCATGGATGCGACGCGGGCCGATATTGGATTCGTAGCCGAGGCAGCTAGCGCATTGACCGAAGCTGGGGTATCCATGATCATCATATGTGATACCGTGGGAGGGCTTTTCCCGGTTGAAACGCGAAGTTTCTTTGGTGCACTCCTTCAAAGGACTAAGGATAAGGTAAGCTTCGTCGCACATATGCATAACGATCTTGGCTTTGGCCTAGTCAACACCTTGGAAGCAGTGAGCTGTGGGGTACGAGCTGTAACTGGATCATGGCTCGGTCTCGGCGAGCGGTCTGGAATGCCCGCGACGGAACAGCTCCTGTTCGCTCTTGGACACCAAACGGAAATGCTCAGTTCACGTTTGAATGTACCGTCAAATATTTGGTCGCAACCGCCGAATCTCAAAGAGATTGCTCCCACTGCGAGATTTGTGAGCCAGGTGGTGGGTCGGCCCCTGTTGACGACAGATCCGATTGTCGGGCCGGGCGTGAACTCCATTTCCACAGGCACGCCTTTCGTAGATACGCTTTTGTTTCAACCTTATGACCCCGAAGCCACACTTGGTGTTTCGCCGAAAATCCACGTCACCCAACTGGCCAGCAAAAGGGTCATAGAAGCTGCGCTTCGCGTGAGAGGACTTTCTCTCGACGTCGAGCAAGTTGAGCGGCTGCTCTCCCTAGTCAAAAAAACCGCTTACGAGCGCGGGGTAGGTATTTTAGAGGAAGATGACTTTCTACATCTATTGCGACAGATCAGCTATTGA
- a CDS encoding fatty acid desaturase: protein MDAAIRMNGLSYVWKMLRQAIGFLLFMLFYLLYWAIIAIAASSTFILKFSLLDRVIKRNPYTATIATYILLTLASLGDNTFGEITGLLMSWLCIGAINVSASAFRSNKRRKLPDFVEIWFEKRLRQPLDIYFVRLTFCSSLLLIFPFLLIAFPQTVSLATITVYLFVLLRTATMQENIIHYDVHNHFFRWKHLKDGRERNIFQFLNAYVNLVVPLLSCRFPYHYTVEHLVIHHVENNSWDDVQSTLRYDRKSFLDFCEFALSLGMQVTFSFSWYTYLAKRKLKKPQRLIIRGQIIRYSILVILSLFNPVTATLLVIVPILSGIPRAVSIFFWHGLVDTKDPNNIYTNTINIDEQTGMGFGWHVEHHLRPGTHWFNQTEKARQDISIYDSNGVITYVPTPELQHLFLQAMWRRRFDLLAERCLPTDSRQKAALADLIEGRTYPLVPLSQPSWYRNFDFFLGRIASRALPGSFPISAAQL, encoded by the coding sequence ATGGACGCAGCCATCAGAATGAACGGATTGTCATACGTTTGGAAAATGTTGCGCCAGGCAATTGGCTTCTTACTTTTCATGCTATTCTATTTGCTTTATTGGGCAATTATAGCAATTGCTGCAAGCTCGACATTCATTCTTAAATTCAGCCTTTTAGATAGGGTGATCAAACGTAACCCTTACACTGCAACAATTGCCACATACATATTACTGACTTTAGCCTCTCTGGGCGATAACACATTCGGTGAAATTACCGGCCTTCTAATGAGCTGGCTATGCATTGGAGCTATCAATGTTTCCGCAAGTGCATTTCGCAGCAACAAGAGGCGTAAGCTTCCAGATTTTGTCGAGATCTGGTTTGAAAAAAGGCTACGACAACCTCTAGATATCTATTTCGTGAGGCTAACCTTTTGTTCGTCGCTGTTGTTAATATTCCCGTTTCTTTTGATTGCTTTTCCTCAAACCGTTTCGCTTGCCACAATAACCGTTTACTTATTCGTTCTCTTGAGAACCGCGACAATGCAGGAGAACATCATTCATTATGATGTGCACAATCATTTTTTTCGTTGGAAACACCTGAAGGATGGCCGAGAACGGAACATATTCCAGTTTCTGAACGCCTATGTGAACCTAGTTGTTCCGCTGCTTTCGTGTCGATTTCCGTATCACTATACTGTGGAACATTTAGTCATACATCATGTCGAAAACAACAGTTGGGATGATGTTCAATCTACGCTGCGATATGATAGAAAAAGCTTTTTGGATTTCTGCGAGTTTGCGCTTTCTCTAGGTATGCAGGTTACATTCTCGTTTTCTTGGTATACCTATCTCGCCAAACGAAAGCTGAAAAAGCCACAACGGCTTATCATCAGGGGTCAGATTATTCGATATTCAATTCTTGTAATCCTGTCGTTGTTCAATCCGGTAACTGCGACGCTTTTAGTTATTGTCCCAATTTTGTCTGGAATTCCAAGGGCAGTATCAATTTTCTTTTGGCATGGATTGGTGGATACGAAAGATCCCAATAATATTTATACCAATACAATAAATATTGACGAGCAAACCGGAATGGGTTTTGGATGGCACGTCGAGCACCACTTACGTCCTGGAACTCATTGGTTCAATCAAACGGAAAAGGCGCGCCAAGACATATCGATCTATGATAGTAATGGTGTTATAACCTACGTTCCGACGCCTGAGCTTCAGCATTTGTTCTTGCAAGCCATGTGGAGACGCCGCTTTGATCTTCTTGCGGAACGCTGCTTGCCGACGGACAGTCGTCAGAAAGCCGCTCTTGCGGACCTCATTGAAGGAAGAACGTACCCTTTGGTGCCTTTAAGTCAACCGAGTTGGTATCGGAACTTCGATTTCTTCCTCGGGCGTATTGCGAGCAGAGCCCTTCCCGGATCTTTCCCAATTTCCGCAGCCCAACTGTGA